Part of the Sorghum bicolor cultivar BTx623 chromosome 1, Sorghum_bicolor_NCBIv3, whole genome shotgun sequence genome, ACTATACCTCAAAGATTATAGGATTTCTCTTGCCTGCATAGTGTACATCTTGTAATTCCCCAAATGGGGGAGAAAGAAGTGAGTTTGGGATATCAGCAAAGTAAAAGTAAGAGCTTCCCTCATTGCGCTCAAACAGCTCTGGGTGATTGCAGACCTAAAAAGCAATGCAGAGAGATAACATCCAATTAGAACCAGAAAAGGAGCCAAATTTAACAAAATTTACAATAGGGAATGATTTTTTTCCTGGGCAGTTGGGTTCTTCTGAATGATTTTACATATATGATCAAAAGTAAGAAACGTACTATAACTGTATACTACCTTCCGTAGCTGCATGACAATATTCATCAGGCTAAGTAACTTCTTGTCATTTAGATGACCACGACTTCCATCAAGCAACTCATTAAGCGAGATCTTATTTTTTATAGCTTGATAGAAAACTTGTTGACGAGAACTCAATTTGCAGGGAACaatttcttctttctttttggTCATTTCAGCAATGACATCAATCTTAACCCGGCGGAGCATAAAGGGCTTCAAAATAGCATGCtgtgaaaaaaagaaaagtgtcATTATAATCTTAGGAGGCTAGCAAATTGTACCAAAGACTCAAAATATTCAATAAACAACAACATAAACAGTATGATCATGTCTTACCAATCTACTAAGCTGATGTTCATTCAAAGCTCCTCCATGCTCAGCATGTCCCTCAATACTGTAAAAACATCAGAAATTTAAGGATGGACAAAATAAAGAAAGTACAACTAGAAACAAAGAAAACAGTACATTACCCCTTTGAGAACCACTCATTGAACTGTTCATGGCTGTCAAATAGAGTGGgcatgatgaaatgaagaagtgCCCATAACTCAGCCATATTGTTTTGTATTGGTGTCCCAGTAAGAAGTAGACGGTTTCTACAGTTGAAGCTCAGTAATGTCTTCCAGCGCTGGCTGCAGCAGAGAGAAAATTTGTCAAGGGGGATAGTTCCTTGATAAATCAATGAAAACACACATACACACATGCGCACGCACAAAcgcaaacacacacacacacacacacacacacacacacacacacacacacacacacacacacagagagagagagagagagagagagatttcaaCATGTAAAGTCACCTGCTTGAACTTTTGATAGCCTGGGCCTCATCCAGTACCATGTATTGCCACTTAACACGTCTCAAAAGCTTCTCTTCATTCACAAGTATCTGATAGTTTGTAATAAGAATGTGGAAGCTAGCATCTCTGCAGAGTTAAGTGACAAAAAGGTTAGATGATTAGGCAAAAAGGTTATGAGCTTTTTAAAGGAAAGGATCACTCGCATAAGTTTCTGCCCTAGCCAGCAACTTACCTGCGATAGAGACGCTTGGGGTTGATATTCTTTCGAAGAATCATCCTCTCTGGGCCCCAGTAAGGAAGTATCTTTAGGTCAGGGCAGAATCTAATCAACTCCTCAGCCCAATTATTCACAACAGATGCAGGAGCCACCACTAGAAAGGGGCCCCATATGTTTTTGTCCTGTGTGATATATCAAATGTTTAGCATCCAACCATTAGGTGTTAGCTATTTATACTCCTGTTCCAAATTGCAAgtcattttggcttttctaggtacATAGTACCTTTTGCTATACATCTAGATATGTGCTATGTCTAGATACTTGGTAAaaattatgtatctagaaaagccaaaatgacttacaatttggaatggagggagcactttattctaaaatatatatagatatgtTAACTGGATGAAAGAATAAAAAAATGAGTTCAAAATAACAGGAGATCGATCACAAACCCCAAACACATCATGGTACAAAATAATAAGCAAGCACTGGATTGACTAGTGGAAACAGTTTTTATGTTAAAAGATAAATTAACCAACCTCAGCCAAATGAGACAGGAATGCCATAGCCTGAACAGTTTTGCCAAGACCCATCTCATCAGCAAGAATGCCATTCAACCCCTGCAATTCCAAAATTTAAAGTGAATCAAAGAGCAGTGCTCATACTaaatggtaaaaatgtatatgCTTTTAACATTAACAATATACCTGTTCATAACAATTAACCAGCCACTGTAAGCCCTTTAACTGATATTCTTTCAATACACCCTTAAACAACTCCGGTGTCTGCACAGATGACTTCTCAGGCATTGTTGAGCTAAAAATAAGATAGTACCAAAGCAATCAGTTCTAGAGAACTCATTTATAATGTCGTAAATAATAAACAAATTTTCAAACAGAACTTACGGGTGTAATAGATCAATCTTGCTAGGGTCCATGCTAGATGGATCATCAGTTGGAAGAACAGACTCAGAAGTTTGACGAAGCCTCACAATTTCACTATCAAATGCATTTGTCTTCATCTTTTGTTGAGAGACGGCATGCTGTGCTGCTCTCAAGGCCTCTCTTTTCAATTGAGCTTCCTCGGGATCTtcttcctcatcttcatcagggaCATCTACCTCATCAGGCGGTGCTGAGCCACCAGCTTTGTTCTGCATGAAATGACTGTAAAGCTCTGTTTGTGACAGCAGAAAGTTTAGCCTCTGTTGCTGTCTTTTCGCTTCACGTAGCTCCTCCTCACGTTTCAAAGCTTCagcagcttctctttcctctttTTTCCTCAACTCATACTGATGCAGACGGGAAAAGAAATGAGTGTCATAATCTTAGGTGTCTTGTTTTGGAGACAGCTAAAGGGAAAGCAGTCATGTGCTAAACTGAACCAAACAAATGGGATATATGCAAGAGGAGTGGAAGAGAGAATATATGTTGAACTCAGTGCAGGTAATGAAAAGGACTGAGAAATCAAAAAaggtataaatataaaataagCCTCAGCAGAGTGTAAGGGCAAAAAGAAAACCTGCTCTTTGTCTACACGTTTCCAAAATATCAGCATATCCCTAGCCAACTTCCTTGTACGTATTGCAGCACACCTCATCAGTTTCAGTGACCTGCTTACTTTGAGCTTTACCTGGATATTTCAGACATACATTAAGACTGTAAACAAGAGCACATGAGAATTGTACGCTGTAGCCAACAATAAAATGGGCACAATACCTCTCGTTGACAACTGTCAGAGAAGCGCTTCGCATCTACTTGTCGTTTCTTCATCAAAGCAGTAAAATTCCTGTGATGCTTTGGGATGCTTTTGGTAGCAAGAGACTGCCATAGTTTGTAAGTCTTTTCAGACTCTTCTTTCACAATTACAGAAGGTTCCTTCTTTACTATTTGCTTCTTTGGTAAGCTACGCTCGATAATCTGCATTAATGATATCGCATGGTTGCTAAATACAATGAATATAAAGAAGTGCAACTACAGTTATATATCAGCCAATACCAACCTCATATGTATCTCCTttttccaagactttgacatagtgAACCTGCAAATTGCCAGCTTCTGATATAATAGACCTTCGTATCCTCCCAGCTGCTCCTTCTGGAATTGCAAAGGGGTCCTCGGTAACTTGCAGAGAAAATTTCTGCACCTTTACCCTTTCCTTGAGAGATTCAAACTGTGGCAGGGGTTCCGATAATCCACCACGATTGGAAGCCTCAAACTTTTGGTCAGTACCAAGCATTGCTGCTAGGGTGCGTAAATCTAGCATGCCCTTCAAGAAGTGTTCCTCGACACGTATATCAGAAGAAACAGGGAGATTAAGGGATGATGCTAACTTATCATAACCCTCTGGAACTAAGTAGCGTATATTATCTCCCATATCTAAATAGGTCGAATCAAGGGATGCTACAAGCTTATTAAAACCACCATGAGTTTTAACACATTCTATCCCATTATACTCATGTGAAGCTTCTATCCCATCTAATGCCGCAACATCCCTGAAATCACTTGCGTGCTTAATAGTTTTTTTACCACCATTTTTGTGTTTTATTTGGGGGGTTGCCACACGAGGAGGATCAGAACTAAAAGCACCCTCCTTGAACTTTGACCTCCGGTACTTCTGGACATGTTCACTGAGCATAGCACGGTAGTGCTCCTCTGTTATTTTGTTACTATAGGCATCTGCCTCATCATCATCGCTGGCACCATCAAGATGCCTTTTTCGCTTCCGATGCAGGCCATGGGAAGCATCATTTACACCATTGTACTGATCCAACAAGGATCCTTGACCTAAAAAGGAGAGGCTGAATAAGACAAATGATTCATATAGAAACATGACAAACGTTAACAGAGTTGCTCAAGCTGCAATATGGGTTTTAAAAACAAGCTACTGTTCAATAGATAATTCTTAAACAGAAAACATCAGAATAAAGGTCAAAGAGATAAAGATTGCCGACCTTCACTGCTTGGACTCCCATTTGAGCTGCTATTACCATAGCGGGCAAGATCTTCTGGTACAGGAACCCTGAAGTTCAGCAAAGGCTGCAACAGTATTTCCAGTACCCCCCATCATCAGAATGGCATAGCAATAGGAATAAGAAGGCAGAGAGACATAAGAGTAAATAAATTTATCTTCTTCACTAAGTTCAAAAAACAAGAGAACATGAATGTCACTCTACCCATTTCTACACTACCTGAGACTACAAGGTTTAAAGATCCGACGCAGTCCAAATTGATAGATAAGCAACAATTAAAACTACACGAGTAATAAAATGATGGACCAATAGCTCAAATATGCAAACAAATAAACAACAATGGCATGATCAACCAAAATTTCCCTTAGCAGGCACAAATCATAAGATTAGCAAACTGCATAAAATCAAAACGCAACTATGCATTTTGCTGATGAAAACTATGTAAAAATAGCACGACAAGGAACTGTTTAGCATGCATGAGTGCACATGCTTAGAAGAATGAAACACCAGGCAAAACTAGTCTGTGTGAGTTTAGAGAATACAAGAATAGCAATAGTGACAATTGGACACACTGCAAACTAAGCAGACCACAACCACAAAATACACAACATAAGAGCCTAGATAGATCCCAGCAACTAATAAGTGATCTATGTAACACAAAACGTTGAATAATAACTACATTAAGACCAACAACTTAATCAAGCAATTGCGCCAAAACAAATTCGCTGTCATGCATGAAATACTATAAATTTTGACAGAAATGATGACTACGCAGAAACAGCAAAGCTGATATAAGTTAAACAAGACAATAAGAACACCAGTTGATCATGAATTTTCAACACACTAAGAATCATACTTAGACTAGAGCAATGAGGGAACCAGTAACTTAGGCCTGGCAAAACACAATGCAGCAATTAAATGATAGTCCAAACCAATTAAACAGTAGCATTGAGTAACGAGTATCAGCCATCATACACAATAGAGCAGCACCACTAACAACAACATTAATCGAACACTAGGCAGCCACTAACACCCAACGAAAAGGGGGCTCCAACCCAGAATGGCCACCAGATTGCAgacagaaaaaaaaaggcaCAAAGGAAGTGCCCCCGGGGGaagataattaataattaaccCAAAACCGAGCAATAACGAGCTCGGTAACTCAACAATTGCATCCACCACGCAGCTTCCAATCCAACACAACCCCTAGCGCACAGAGAAACCCTCTTCacgcgcgcgagagagagagagcagaaCTAAACAGCGAGAATAGCGGCTACCTCGAGGTTGAACAGCGTGGAGTAAGagagcccgccgccgccgttggcGCCCCCGCCCCGCGGAGGCGCGCGGCGCGGATCCATGTAGAAAACCCTAGCGCCCCGGCTCGCCGCGCGAGGTGGGGAGCTGGGGAGGGAGAACGCAGGGGCCGAATATGACGCCGAACTGCCGAAGGCACGGTGCGGGCGCCGGCCGGGTCGGTGCCGCGGCGCCGGCCGCGACgggattagggttagggttcgtGGGCGGAAGCGGAAGGGGATGGAGAAGGAGGCGGAGGTGGAGGGAGGCGGTGGGGTGGAGGCCCTGTTGTGACGTGGTGGGGGGAAGTAGTAGAACGAGGCATGGCTTTGGCTTGGCCGCggaggggagagaggagaagagaggggAGCAGGGAAAGCGAAACCGGAAGGGGACTGGGTTTTCCGctccgctcgctcgctcgcccaACGTACGTGCGCCCACTAGACAGCTCTTGGATTTTGGAGCAttgttttctcttctttttgtcCCCTTCTGGGCAAAGCCGAATTCTTTACGTCGGTGATTTTCAAACTTATATCACCAAATGGATGCAACTATACGATTATACGAGTTGGTTATTACTACCTCCTCCTAAAGTTATAATTATTTCATTCCTTTTGCCAAAGCATTCCAggtttgattaaatttatataatactccctccatcccaaattgtaaatcattccaacaatcttggagagtcaaaacattttcacttttgaccaaaattatagagaaaaatactaagatttgtaatgtAAAGTGAgtgtactatgaaaatataattaagaaataatctaatgatacttagttagtatcataattattattattttataatataaatttggtcaaacttagaaaaagtttgactctccaatattcttggaatgacttacaatttggaatggagggagtataaaataaaatattaacACTTATGAtactaaataaatattattaaattatttattaattatatttttataatatatctatttgatgtcataaattttaaattttttctatagttttggtcaaatttaagatattttgactctctaaaAAAGTTAGAGTGACTTTATAATTTAGGGTACAGGTGTTATATAATTTTAGATAAAATATATTTATGTCACTGCATTGCTATGATCAAAACAAAATTAGAGATATGTTAACATACCTATAGCCTAATCTTGACCAATTTTGAAGGTGATTGATCTAGTTTGTCCATTAGTCATCTAAAAGTCAACCTTACAAAATTACTTTTTATTGTCCTCCGCTCGCTCCAATGGATCTTTCGTTTCTATTTTCAATTCTTATAGGAAACCAACTCATCTAAAGATAATGTTGTTAAAAAAGGTTGACTTAAATTTTCAAGTTGGTTCTTGCATCTTTGTGCAAACTGATTTCTGAACTTCAGCATATATTTGGCAACAGACTTATATCACGACTCTCTACAAATAGTTGATACTTTTCTCAATGTGGACCtctagttatcacctttgtAGATAGAGATGTCAACCCCATCGGGATTAGATTTCCATCTCAATGAGGGGTCCGTCCCAGAACCACcaccaacccccccccccccaaacacacacatcatcatgatcacttttTCATCCTTGTTTTCGTGAAACCTAGCAGGGACTTTTTTTTCTTCCCCATTCCATTCTCTAGGGGCCTAAGTTGAACCCATCTATATCCCCAAGGAATTCCCCATGGAGAATGAGGGATCAAGGGGCCATTGACATCTCTTCAAGAGAGCTAACACTACCACTACATGAATCCATGGTTGCCCCATCTCAAGAATACCCTAAACACTTTCACCCTCTCCATAGTTGCTCAGCATTCATGTTCGCGCAATACACCAACTTCTTTGTAATCCTTAATGTTGTAAACAATTAAAAGCCAAACAGAACCACAACTTCTTATTTCTATAGTACATGTACAGATCTACAAGGGATGAAAGGTAActgggaaagaaataaccataCATCTAGCATTAGAGGAGGGCCATGAATGTTTTTTCTCCTTTTGAGCCTCCTTCATGTTGTTGTAATGTTTATAGTAGCATCATGAATAAACTTAAAATCCCTTGGTATTTTAAGTTGATATTTGTAACATGCTTAAGTCAGATGAATCGAACAAGTAAGATAGAGTATAGTAGCATATCAATGATCTAATTATAAAATTGTGGCATGTGTGTTTAGTTTGCTACCAAATTTCCCCATACCAAAACCTGTCAAGCAAAAgttgataaaaaataaataaaaacaattgTTATGAATTTGGTAAGCTAAACTACGTTGTTAAGTTTTGGCTTACCTAAATGGTTGTAACGATGTCTTTATACATTTATCATGACTACAGGAAGTGCTCAATTCATCAATCCAAACACCTTAATAAGCATAATGTAGGCATAACAACACTAGTACAGCCATTATTTTAGACTCACATCATTATAGTTACCTTGCCTTGCATCCAACaactatatatttttatttattttttcttgaTTCTTGCAACGTCATCAAGGCTACGTTGTTGTAGGCACTCCGCACTAATGCCCGCGATGTTTTGTCGGCTTAAAATGTGAAAGGTGtttattatatatagtttttagTGTACATGTTAGTTTTACAACTTATGACCAAGATTGTTAAAATCATGATCATGAATTAGATGGAAGCTCTAATGATAACATCATGAATTGTAAGATCATAACTACTAAGTTCATATGGTTaccaatttaaaaaaaaataagttGTAATTTTTTTAGTTCAAGTAAATTAAAATGGGTTGTATTAAAGTTATTCTTCACCCACAAAAACCATGTGGATCAGAATTTAGTCTACCAGCCAAATGGTTTGAAATATTAAAAAATCTAGATCCCCACCAAACACACTATTTGCTCAAACTTATATCAATCCAATAACATTTTTTTCTGTATGCATTGGATGATCGTGTGTTCATAGATGATATTTCATAGTGTTGACAACTTACGAAACTAACCACAACTTAGTTGAAACTACCGCTCAAAGGATGACCAATGTGTGTTACACTTCTCCATCGCTAGGAAAACAAACGTGTAGAAACAAGAAACTTCTAGCCATGAGCAGACGAGTAATTGACATTGCACTGTTTATTTCTCTCATCTCCTATGTAAGCATCCGACCATGTACAAGTATGTACAACTTGAACACCAGATGACAAAGACCATCCGATGTGTATGAAACATGTGGACATTGAGCTTCAATTTTTACTTCGGATTCAATCCAGCGAAGCATGC contains:
- the LOC8082649 gene encoding DNA helicase INO80, with the protein product MDPRRAPPRGGGANGGGGLSYSTLFNLEPLLNFRVPVPEDLARYGNSSSNGSPSSEGQGSLLDQYNGVNDASHGLHRKRKRHLDGASDDDEADAYSNKITEEHYRAMLSEHVQKYRRSKFKEGAFSSDPPRVATPQIKHKNGGKKTIKHASDFRDVAALDGIEASHEYNGIECVKTHGGFNKLVASLDSTYLDMGDNIRYLVPEGYDKLASSLNLPVSSDIRVEEHFLKGMLDLRTLAAMLGTDQKFEASNRGGLSEPLPQFESLKERVKVQKFSLQVTEDPFAIPEGAAGRIRRSIISEAGNLQVHYVKVLEKGDTYEIIERSLPKKQIVKKEPSVIVKEESEKTYKLWQSLATKSIPKHHRNFTALMKKRQVDAKRFSDSCQREVKLKVSRSLKLMRCAAIRTRKLARDMLIFWKRVDKEQYELRKKEEREAAEALKREEELREAKRQQQRLNFLLSQTELYSHFMQNKAGGSAPPDEVDVPDEDEEEDPEEAQLKREALRAAQHAVSQQKMKTNAFDSEIVRLRQTSESVLPTDDPSSMDPSKIDLLHPSTMPEKSSVQTPELFKGVLKEYQLKGLQWLVNCYEQGLNGILADEMGLGKTVQAMAFLSHLAEDKNIWGPFLVVAPASVVNNWAEELIRFCPDLKILPYWGPERMILRKNINPKRLYRRDASFHILITNYQILVNEEKLLRRVKWQYMVLDEAQAIKSSSSQRWKTLLSFNCRNRLLLTGTPIQNNMAELWALLHFIMPTLFDSHEQFNEWFSKGIEGHAEHGGALNEHQLSRLHAILKPFMLRRVKIDVIAEMTKKKEEIVPCKLSSRQQVFYQAIKNKISLNELLDGSRGHLNDKKLLSLMNIVMQLRKVCNHPELFERNEGSSYFYFADIPNSLLSPPFGELQDVHYAGKRNPIIFEIPKLVYEGIICNTENSGNICGFQNGYLNRLFNIFLPSNIHRSAIPEVNSSNESVLSSGAFGFTRLSNLCPVEASFLATASLFERLAFSVMQWNRNCTDEIMDAFLDSEDPDIQSSQNDSTTVRAVARLLLSSTKAKPSLLRTKIGTGPSDGPYEALVLSHRDRLASNIRLLRSAYAFIPPARAPPINVWCADRSFAYKFTDEMHDPWAKKLFLGFARTSEFNGPRQPIAPHPLIQELNTDLPILEPMLQLPYRIFGSSPPMSNFDPAKMLTDSGKLHTLDMLLRRLRSEGHRVLLFAQMTKMLDILEDYMNFRKFKYFRLDGSSAISDRRDMVRDFQNRNDVFVFLLSTRAGGLGINLTAADTVIFYEIDWNPTQDQQAMDRTHRLGQTKEVTVYRLICKDTIEEKILQRAKQKNAVQELVMKGKHVQDDHLMRQEDVVSLLIDDTQIAHKLKEISMQAKDRQKKRRAKGIKVDKEGDLTLEDLDDATATATADADQDKTTSKKKKSSHKKHTNTHDNDNTDKNGEPDAGGDQLGSSHTENEQIAEPRPKRSKRLMKSITDDKELAAAAVVPEEPANEAENHRTHDYDGTEEVQDGTPA